The genomic interval AATAAAAAAGGTAAGTGGGTTGTCGCTATCACTTGTTTAGTCAACTTTTCTATTACCAGTCATGACAAATCATGGGGCTGTATTGGCTTAGACATTAATCCTGGATCTATTGGTTGGTGTGCGACAAATCGTCACGGGAATCCTATAGCATGGGGGAAAGTTAATTTAGATTTGCATTCGTGCTCAACTGAGCAAACAGAAGCTCGATTAGCCTATGCCGTGACAGAAATCACAGCCAGAGCCTTAGCAACTAAAAAGCCAATTGTCATTGAGAAATTAGACTTCTGTGAGAAGAAGAAACAATTCAAACGTGGTCGCAAGTACAATCGGATGCTATCTGGTTTTGCTTATGCCAAGTTCTTTGAATTGTTAAGAGCTAGATGCTTAAAACTAGGCATCAAAATTATCGAAGTGAGTCCCAAGTATTCCAGCCAAATCGGCGTGGTCAAGTATATGCGTCGTTATGGCATGGGTAGTGATAGCGCCGCAGGGCTAGTTTTAGCTCGTCGTGGAATGGGAATTTACTATGAGAAACTGCCAGCGAGATACGCCTGTCAGACTTCGGTTCGCCCCGAAGCTCGTCAGCACGTCTTTGCCCACTGGCAGCGATTCAATAAGTATTACTTGAAGGTAGCTTCTCGTAATACTTGGTTCGGTACACCTACTCTTACAGGGTCTGCGGGTGAAGGCTTGGCGAACACCGGAAATCTAGGGTTTCCAAAGCTTCGGCACAAGCACGAGAGTTCTTCTCTCCATCCGTCTGTGAAGGCGTGAACCCTTCAAGGTAGGAAAGATTGACCGCTATCTTTCCGGTTGAATAGATTTGCGAAACGAATGAGTAGATCTGAGTAGACTTTATCGAGCGGCGGCATGACTTCAGGGCGTGTAGATAAGGAGCACAACCAACTTGTAGGTTGATATTCAAGCATTTCCCAGATTGGGATTTTGCGATTTTCTATGGTGCAGTAGTCGCTGTTCCCAACTACTACGTAGAAACCTGCTTTCATACGTGACTTTTATTACATAAACACTACGTCCATGCATTGCATACCATTGGATTAAAAAAAACTGCCGATAATCCGGCAGTTTTTTTTGGTGACCGCGTTTTTAATGTTTACTGTGTTTGTGGCTGTACAAATTTGATGTTAACTTTGGAGCCTGACTTGAGGTTGAGATTGTTCGTTGTGGAAGCAGGAAGTTCTATCACTTTGTCAACTTCAGTTTGCGAACTGTAAATGGGACAGGGTTCTTTCCCACATGGCTTAACGTTCTTAATGATACTTTTGACGCTGCCATTACGGATGAACACGATGTCTATTGGAAAATTCATGTTTTTCATCCAAACGTTAATCTGTTGGGGGTTTTGTGGAACAAACAGCATTCCGCGATTCATAGGTATTGCCTTACGGAATCTTAAGCCTTTTTCCAGCTCGTGAGGTTGTTTGGCGACTTCTAGCTCTATAGTTTGGTTGTTGGATGTGAGAGTAGCACTGATTGGAAGTTTTTGGGGATGGTGGAACAATGCAATGTAAATCAGTGGTGAGGTAGCCGCCAGAAATCCTGCTATTGGTCCTACTATTTGTAGTGTACGTAGAAGAAATTTTCCAATATTATGTTGTTTTGTTGTGGAATGGTTTGTTGCTGTAGTCATGCTCATACTGGATTTGAGTGATAAGGGAGTTTTTAGACTATTGAACGTGAAAGTTTAAGCGGCTATTAATACACACTTTTGGGACGACTCTGAGCGGTGCTTGGCAAGATACAACGGTGTTTGTGATGGAGCGATTTTGTAAACAAAATTACGGCGAGCATCGTGATAAGCGGGGTCTCTTAAGTTAATCATGATTTTATTTAGTTCGTCAGTACGGTATCTTTCAAGAGGTTTGAAGAATTCGTCTTGAGCACGTTTTGCAATTTTGTAGCTGAGTTGTTCGTGGTAATCGTGACTGTTGCTAAGTTCGGATGCAATCAGTTCAATTTGGTGTGTGAAAGTGCTATGACTTTCTCCAAAGAAATCGTGGATCAGCCCAATTTTCTTAGCGCTGCGTGTCCCTATTGGCAGACAAGTTTCTGCCAGTTCAAATGCTTTTTGTGCTCCAACACGCCTGGGCAACAGATAAGTCCAATATTCAGAGCCGTACAAGCCCATTTGCTTGTAGTGAGGGTTGAGGATGATACCACTGCGGCAATAGACTTTATCGGCAGCAAGTGCAAGCATAACACCACCTGCTACAGCATTTTCATGCATAGCCGCAATAGTGAGATGTGTTTTTGTTGTGATAATTTCTCTTACAAGGTCGTTCATCGCATTGATGTTGTCCCAAGATTGCATGATGGGATCGCTTGCCGCTTCAATTGTGTTAAAGTCAATGCCGTTAGACCAGAAATCTTGACCTCCCATCAGTACGATGACTTTTGTGTTTCTGTTACGAGCACAGACATAAGCAAGTCTGAGACGCTCGCATTGTTCGGTGCTCATCGCTCCATTGTAAAAGTCGAAATGCAAGTATCCCACACTGTCCTTCTCTTCGTACCAGATCTCTCTATAGGTTTTGCGATTGGAGGGAATTGTCAGGGGTACCTTAATTTCGGGGACTCCTTGCAGGTGATCTTTTAATACCAGTGTTGCTGGGAGCTTGAACGTAGCAATATTGCTCTTTTTCTTTAAGTGCGTTATCCAAATAGCTCCATCTGTCGTAGCTCGGCAGATAGCACCATTGCGAGTTGCAATGATTTGTCCCGGTTTTCCTTTGAAGCTGGTTTCTTCATGAGCGCCGTAGAGGTAGTATTGCTGTCCTTCTATTGTGTCCAGAACAACCTGTTCTCTGTCAGCTTCTCGGATTTTTTTCAGAATGCTTTTGGTAGACTCTAATTGCCATTTGATGGTACGAATGCTTTGCGTTGTGTACGGGCTTAGATAATCATTGGCATTACCTGAATTAGGGATTGGTACAAAAGAACTACCTTGGTATCGTTTTACTGTCTCTACTATTGTTTTTACGACTGCTTGTGTCACTTCAGCACTATACTGGAAGCCTTCGCTGTACCTTCGTAGTTTGAGAGTACGTGTTGACCATACAGGACTTGTATCTATTGATGCAGATGCTTGTAGTGCAGTGACATTCCATTCTTGTTTGTCAGAAGACGACTGCAATAGCGATGATGCTCTATTTCCTTTGATTCCAACATGAATAATGATGCACGTGTGTTTGCTCCAAATGCTTTTTGGTATCGCTGTTTTTAGCATTGGCGCAATAATTAAATAAGGCTGATACAGTTCGGTTGCTTCAATCATCACTCGGTCGTTTATAGCCAACTCAATCGAAATGTCATGACCTCGCTCGACAAGTTCTACATAAGTTCGTTGAATCAAGCTATTGTATTCCGGTGCTATTATTAAGATTTTCATATGTGTTTGGATTCTGAGAGATTTGTGGTTGAAGAGTTGTCTGTATTTAACTGAGGAGACAATAAATGCAGGTTGCTTCTACAGTGACATTTGTTCTTTTCTAGATGGTGCTGTTTTCACGCTAGCTTTTTCTTGAGTGCTAATTTCTGTTTTAGGGGTAAACTGGTTTATTATTTCTTCCTTTCTCCAAGCCTCTAAATCTTTCATGACTTCTTTCAATGGAGCAAAATCAAAAAATTGTTCTCCTTTTGAGTCAGCTTCTGCGGCTTTGTACATCATGATTTTGAAGTACATTTCTCTTTGTTCGGAGATAGGAAGCTTGCCGTTGCCTTCTTGAAGTTTCTGATTCAATTCTTCATTACCTTGTTTGGCAGCCCCAGACCAGTACTGTTTTGAGTTTTGCATATTTTTCCATTCTTCTGCAATGTAAGGATGTATCTTTACAGGAATTTCACCTACATTTTGTATTTCACGAGGGCGTTGTAATTCTGTAGGTACTGCTTTTGGTTCTGGTTGTGGAGGTATTATATCTTTTTGAAAGAATTTGTCTAGGTCGAATGCCTTAGCATTTTGATTGATGAATTTCAGTTGAGTTAAATCCCAATCGGAAATATTCATCTTTTTAACTTCTTTGGTGATACCGTTCTCTGTCTTTTGTAGTTCAAAATTGACAAGTTCTTGGCGACCTTGCTCCTCACTTGTTTTGGATAGTATTAAGTTAGCTTTGTTGTTCTCTAGCTCCCGTGTGCGAGCAATAGTAAATTCACCAATAGTTAGCTGGTCGGTATTGGCTCTCTGTAATGCAGAATTTAAGATTTCCAAAACTTCAGTTTGGCGGAAACTTTCTAAAGTTTTGAATGTCCCAGCAGGAGCTAGCGATCCCAATTTGTTAGCAACATCTCTGAGATCGCTATCTCTAAGGGATGGCAGTTTTTTGCTTTCTTCTAAATATTCTACCACCATAAGAAATTCTTGTCTTTCCACTGGTGACATTTCTTTGGGGGGACTTTGAACTTTTACATTGCCCTTTTTATCGAGCTTGAATTGCATCAATGAATTGCTGAATCCATTGAGTTCGTCGCGTCGGTGATGAATGGTGAAGTTTTCGCCATCTTTTTTGACAACGAAGGCATCGCTTCTGTAGATTCTAGACCCGTCTGGTTCTATGCTACCGTAGGATTTTAACAGTTCTTTGGCAGCAAGAGCGATTTTCACATTCTCAGCATTGATGCGCTTGCGTTCTCCCAAATTCCATAAACTGGTTGCGTAGATTGGGACTTCGACTTGTTTTGCCCAGCGCTTTGTTTCGGTGCTAACGTTTTCAGAAGCTGCTACTTGTTCGTAAGTGTAAGCACCTGCTGGTTTTGATTTTTTGTGATTTGTTTGGTTATTATCAATCTCTTCTACAGTGGGAATCACTTGGAAATTTCTATTAATAGTTTCTTTGCTAGATTCAGTTTCTTCCCCTTTTTG from Scytonema hofmannii PCC 7110 carries:
- a CDS encoding DUF192 domain-containing protein is translated as MTTATNHSTTKQHNIGKFLLRTLQIVGPIAGFLAATSPLIYIALFHHPQKLPISATLTSNNQTIELEVAKQPHELEKGLRFRKAIPMNRGMLFVPQNPQQINVWMKNMNFPIDIVFIRNGSVKSIIKNVKPCGKEPCPIYSSQTEVDKVIELPASTTNNLNLKSGSKVNIKFVQPQTQ
- a CDS encoding enoyl-CoA hydratase-related protein, translating into MKILIIAPEYNSLIQRTYVELVERGHDISIELAINDRVMIEATELYQPYLIIAPMLKTAIPKSIWSKHTCIIIHVGIKGNRASSLLQSSSDKQEWNVTALQASASIDTSPVWSTRTLKLRRYSEGFQYSAEVTQAVVKTIVETVKRYQGSSFVPIPNSGNANDYLSPYTTQSIRTIKWQLESTKSILKKIREADREQVVLDTIEGQQYYLYGAHEETSFKGKPGQIIATRNGAICRATTDGAIWITHLKKKSNIATFKLPATLVLKDHLQGVPEIKVPLTIPSNRKTYREIWYEEKDSVGYLHFDFYNGAMSTEQCERLRLAYVCARNRNTKVIVLMGGQDFWSNGIDFNTIEAASDPIMQSWDNINAMNDLVREIITTKTHLTIAAMHENAVAGGVMLALAADKVYCRSGIILNPHYKQMGLYGSEYWTYLLPRRVGAQKAFELAETCLPIGTRSAKKIGLIHDFFGESHSTFTHQIELIASELSNSHDYHEQLSYKIAKRAQDEFFKPLERYRTDELNKIMINLRDPAYHDARRNFVYKIAPSQTPLYLAKHRSESSQKCVLIAA